One Flavobacterium cerinum genomic window, GCTTACGGAAATATTCCGGATGGCGTTCAGGCGATCAAAAACGGTGCTTTCGATTATATTGTAAAAGGCGATGATAACAATAAAATTATCCCGCTATTGCATCGGGCTGTCGAAAAAAGTACCCTGACCAAAAGGGTTGCTCAATTAGAAGCGCGTTTGGATACTAAATTCTCTTTTGAGGGCATCATCGGAAACTCGAAAACGTTATTACAATCGATCGAACTGGCCAAAAAAGTAGCTGTAACAGATACAACGGTATTACTAACCGGGGAAACCGGAACCGGAAAAGAAGTCTTTGCTCAGGCAATCCACCAATCCGGAGCGCGTAAAAACAAAAGTTTTGTTGCGATCAACTGTTCCGCTTTTAGTCATGATTTACTGGAAAGCGAAATGTTTGGTCATATCGCCGGTGCTTATACCGGTGCACATAAAGACAAAAAAGGTTTATTTGAAGAAGCACATAACGGTACTTTATTTTTAGATGAAATCGGCGAAATGCCGCTGGACTTACAGGCTAAATTACTTCGGGTACTCGAAAACGGTGAATTTATTAAAGTCGGCGAAAGCAAAGTGACCAAAGTAAACGTACGGGTTATTGCTGCAACCAACCGTAACCTGCTGACTGAAATTGAAAACGGTCATTTCCGTCAGGATTTGTATTACCGACTTTCGGTTTTCCAGATTCAGTTACCGGCATTAAAAGACCGTCCGACCGACATTGAATCGCTAGCCTTATATTTTCTCCATTTCTTCGGACTGAAAAGCGCAAAAAAAATAAAATCCATCTCCGCCGATTGTTTACACCTTTTAAAATTGCACATCTGGCCCGGAAATATCAGAGAATTAAAAAATATTATCGAAAGAGGTGTAATCCTTGAAACAACCGATACCCTCACACGAGGTAGTCTTCCTTTGGAATTACAACAACTACAGGAAGAAACCGGAAACGGAGATAACACGATTATGTCGGCTTTTTCATTGGCTTCCGCCGAAAAGATACATATCCAAAAAGTCCTGAATTATACTAACGGAAATAAAACCGAAACCGCCCGTTTACTGAATATTGCACTAACAACACTCTATCGTAAACTGGATGAATACCGAATAACGTAATAAACCCTATCGTTTTGAAAGTAGCAACCCTATCATTTTGATAGGGTTTTTCGTTTGGCATAAATTCATTAAAAAAATATCTCCAACAAAATCAAGGCATTAGCACCTTTTCCAAAAAACCGGTTCGTCGTTTGGTTAAAATACTACAAATAATTTAACCTTTATGAAAACATTCAACGAAACCCTGGTTCAAAAAATGGAACGTTTGGCTAATCTTACCATCCGTAGCCTGCAATCAGGAAAAACAGCTTGTACGAAAAGATGTCTGGATCTTGCCGAACAACTGTTACAAAAAGGCAATACCGAAATGAAAAATGCCATTACTAATGTTTACCTCTATTCCGTTTCTCATTATCTGGAACTGAATCGATATCCGATGGCAAAATTACTTCCGGTTAGCCTACACAAAGAATACGTTAAGCAAATTAATACTTCAGGAGTATGATGACTATTATGCTAACCTTAACCGGGTTATTTTGTTTTGCCCTGTTATATATGTCTGTTTATTATTTCGATAAAATCTAACAAAATGATACTACTGTTTTTTATAGCGCTGGCTGTTTTTGCCTATATCTGTTATGTTTTGCTAAAGCCCGAAAAGTTCTAAAACCCTAAAAAGAAAAAAATGAATACAGAAATTATAGGAATCATTGTAATGTTTCTGATCACATTGGTACTGGCACTACCATTGGGAAAATACATTGCTAAAGTCTATTCCGGACAAAAAACATTTCTTGATCCGGTTTTTAACCCGATCGAAAAGTTATTTTTCAAATCAAGCGGTATCGATGCCGCAAAAGACATGAACTGGAAACAACATATGGTCGCTTTACTAGCCATAAACGTGGTCTGGTTTATTCTCGGAATGGCGATACTACTATGTCAGGGATGGTTGCCGTTAAACCCGGATCACAATCCGAATATGACACCCGATCTGGCTTTTAATACCATTATCTCTTTCCTTGTCAATTGTAATCTACAACACTACTCAGGAGAAACCGGAGTAAGTTATCTTAGTCAGCTGTTTTTAATGTTTTTGCAATTCGTTTCTGCCGGAATCGGATTAGCCGCTGCTGCTGTATTATTTAATGCACTGAAAGAACGAACTACTGAAAAACTAGGTAATTTTTACAACTATTTTATCAAATCCTGTACCCGTATCTTATTACCGGTAGCTGTTATTACGGCTGTTATCCTATTGTTTAACGGTACACCGATGACTTTTAACGGTAAAGACACCATGACAACATTACAAGGCGACAGCGTACAGGTTTCTACCGGACCGGCTGCTGCATTTGTAGCCATCAAACACGTTGGAACAAACGGTGGCGGTTTTTTCGGAACCAACTCGGCACACCCTTTTGAAAACCCAAACTACCTGACCAATATGACCGAAATGGTCGCTCAAATGATCATTCCTTTTGCCATGATATTCGCTTTGGGTTTTTATTTGAACCGACGTAAACTATCCTGGATGATCTTTTCCGTGATGACAATCGGTTTTCTGGCACTTGCCGTACCTACTGTAATGACGGAGATAAAAGGAAATCCGGCTATTGCTCAAATGGGCATTGACACCACACAAGGTGCTACCGAAGGAAAAGAAATTCGTTTTGGTGCCGCTGCTTCCGGTTACTGGAGTATTGCAACTACTGTGATCTCGACCGGATCGGTCAATTCGATGCACGATAGCAGTATGCCGCTTTCCGGTATGAATCAATTATTAGCCATGATGGTCAACTGTTTTTACGGTGGTTGTGGTGTCGGTATTCTTAACTTTTACATCTTTATTATTCTGGCCGTCTTTATAAGCGGTTTGATGGTAGGACGAACTCCGGAATTTTTAGGAAAGAAAATCGAAGCCCGCGAAATGAAAATCGCTATGATTGTTGCTTTATTACACCCTTTCCTGATATTAGTAGGAACTGCTTTATCTACCGCTTTCCCGGAACAAGGTGCAAGTACACTTAACAATCCCGGATTCCACGGTTTTAGTGAGATTTTATACGAATATACCTCATCGGCAGCCAATAACGGTAGTGGTTTTGAAGGTTTAGGTGATAACAATCCGTGGTGGAATATCACAACCGGTATTGTATTGTTACTTTCCCGATTCCTGCCTATTATCGGCCCGATAGCAATTGCCGGTATACTTGCCGCTAAAAAGCATATCCCGGAAAGTGCCGGAACATTAAAAACCGACACGGCTACTTTTGGTTTGATGACATTTGCTGTTATCGCCATCATTGCGGCCTTATCCTTCTTCCCTGCTCTTACACTGGGACCTATTGCGGAATATTTTTCAATGAAATAAAACGAATACGATGAAAACCAAAAATCAATCCCTGTTCCAAAAAGAACTTTTAGGGGAAGCATTTAAACAATCTTTTGTAAAACTTAACCCGGCCTCTCTTTTCCGGAATCCGATTATGTTCACCGTGGAAATCGGTACAGCTGTTATGCTTGGCGTTTGTATCTGGATACTGACTGGAGAAACAACACAGGGAAGTTTTGCGTATAATTTTACCGTCTTTTTAATTCTGTTATTCACCTTGTTGTTTGCCAATTTTGCGGAAGCTATTGCAGAAGCACGCGGTAAAGCGCAGGCGGACAGTTTGCGTAAAACCAGAGAAGAAACGCCTGCCAAAAAAATAGAGCAAGTCGGTGAATTATATGTAAACGAAATCACGATAGTACCGTCGTCAAGTCTTAGAAAAGGAGATCTTTTTGTTTGTGAAGCGGGCGACATTATTCCTACCGACGGTGAAATTATTGAAGGTCTGGCAACAATTGATGAAAGTGCCATTACCGGTGAAAGCGCTCCGGTAATTCGCGAAGCCGGCGGTGATAAAAGCTCGGTAACCGGTGGTACGAAAGTACTGTCCGACAAAATCAAAGTGCAGGTAACAGCCGAACCGGGCGAAAGTTTTCTGGACAAGATGATCGCTTTGGTGGAAGGCGCTTCCCGTCAGAAAACACCAAATGAGATTGCCCTTACAATATTACTGGCCGGATTTACACTGGTATTTATTATTGTTTGTGTTACCTTAAAACCTTTTGCCGACTATGCCAATATTCCAATCACCATTGCAGCTTTTATTTCCCTTTTTGTCTGTTTGATTCCAACAACGATCGGAGGTTTACTTTCCGCTATCGGAATTGCCGGTATGGATCGCGCACTTCGGGCCAATGTAATTACGAAGTCCGGTAAAGCTGTAGAAACGGCCGGTGACATTGACGTATTGTTATTGGACAAAACCGGAACTATTACGATCGGTAACCGAAAAGCAACTAACTTTTATCCTGCTAACGGTATTAACGAAGCGGAATTTATAAAAGCTTGTGCGTTGTCTTCATTAGCAGATGAAACACCGGAAGGAAAATCAATCGTGGAACTGGCCGGCAAAGACACTACCAAAAGTCTTTCCATTCAGAATGCAACATTAATCCAGTTTACGGCCGAAACCCGTTGTAGCGGAGTTAATTTACCTGACGGGACTCGTATTCGTAAAGGAGCGTTCGATGCTATTCGCAAAATAAGTGAGAAAGCAGGGCTTCCTTTTCCGAAAGAAATTACCGATGCCGTAACTAAAATTTCGGGGAATGGCGGTACGCCACTTGTTGTTTCTCAAAATGAAAAGGTAATCGGAGTAATCGAATTACAGGATATTATCAAAACCGGAATCAGCGAGCGTTTTGAGCGCCTTCGTAAAATGGGTGTAAAAACGGTAATGGTAACCGGTGACAACCCGTTAACGGCCAAATTTATTGCTGAAAAAGCCGGAGTGGATGACTTTATTGCCGAAGCCAAACCGGAAGATAAAATGAATTATATCAAAGCCGAACAACATAAAGGGAAACTGGTTGCGATGATGGGTGACGGTACCAATGACGCACCGGCTTTAGCTCAGGCTGATGTTGGTGTTGCCATGAACAGCGGAACGCAAGCTGCCAAAGAAGCCGGTAATATGGTAGATTTGGACAATGATCCTACTAAACTGATTGAAATCGTGGAAATCGGGAAACAGTTGCTAATGACACGCGGTACCTTAACCACTTTTAGTATCGCAAACGACGTAGCCAAATATTTTGCGATTATCCCGGCGCTGTTTATCACCGCAATACCGGCCTTACAAGGGTTAAATATTATGAAACTTCACAGTCCGGAAACCGCAATATTATCAGCCGTAATTTTTAATGCTATCATTATTCCGTTCCTGATTCCATTAGCATTAAAAGGGGTTACCTATAAACCGATTGGCGCATCGGCACTATTACGACGCAATTTGCTTATCTACGGATTGGGTGGCGTATTGGTTCCTTTTATCGGGATCAAACTGATTGATATGATTGTTGCACTGTTTCTGTAAATAAAACTAAAATTTAAAATCATGAAAAATTATATCGTATCCGGCATCAAACTAACATTGGTTTGTATCGTATTCTTTGCCGGAATCTATACACTGGTTATTTGGGGGATTGCCCAACTGGCCCCTAATAAAGGAAAAGGTGAAATTGTGGAATACAACGGCAAAAGTTATTACGCTAATATAGGCCAATCCTTTACCGAACCGAAATATTTTAATTCCCGTCCGTCAGCGGTTAATTATAACGCTGCCGGTTCCGGCGGAAGTAATAAAGGTCCGAGTAATCCGGAATACCTGGCTGAAGTACAAAAAAGAATAGACACCTTTTTGATTCTGAATCCGGGTGTATCCAAAAAGGATATCCCTGTTGATCTGGTTACAGCAAGCGGTAGCGGACTCGATCCGGATATTTCGGTACAGGCTGCCAAAGTACAGGTAAACCGAATCGCTAAAATCCGGGCTATCGAACCGGAAAAACTAAATCAATTAATCGCCGAAAATACACAAAAACCATTATTAGGTCTTTTCGGTCCTGAAAAAATCAATGTTTTACAACTCAATATCGCTTTAGATAAATTACAATCCTAATGAACACCAAAATTTTCCATTCGACCTTAATCGCATTAGTTTCTTCCTTTGGTTTACAAGCACAAACCGAAGATAACAATACGGAAAAAAAATCGCCTTTAACTTTTAGCGGCTACCTTGAAACCTATTATGCTTACGATGTAAACGCTCCGGAAAACAACACACGTCCGGGCTTTATCTATTCCCATAACCGCCATAACGAAATCAATCTGAATTTAGGTTATATCAAAGCAAACTATGAAAAAGACCGGGTTCGCGCTAACATCGCCATTATGGCCGGAACTTATAGCAATGCGAATCTCGCTTCGGAAGCCGGCGTTTTAAAAAATATTTACGAAGCCAATGCCGGAATCAGATTGTCCGAAAAACACAACCTTTGGGTGGATGCCGGGATTTTTGCCTCTCATATCGGTTTTGAAAGTGCTGTCAGTAAAGATTGCTGGACCTTAACCCGAAGCATCCTTGCCGATAACTCTCCTTATTATGAAAGCGGTGCGAAAATAGCATATACCTCACCTAGTCAAAAATGGTTTATTAGCGGACTGGTACTAAACGGCTGGCAACGTATCCAGCGAGTAGACGGAAACAAATCACTGGCTTTTGGTCATCAGGTTACCTATAAACCCAATAGTAAGGTGACTTTAAACAGTAGTTCATTTATCGGAAATGACAAACCGGCGATCGAAAAACGGATGCGTTATTTTCATAATTTTTACGGACAGTTTCAGTTAAATCCGAAATGGGGATTAATCACCGGATTTGATATCGGAGCCGAACAAAAGGAAAAACACAGTACGAGTTATAATCTTTGGTATTCACCGGTAATGATTTTAAAATATAATGCTACTGAGAAAGTCAGCTTAGCAGCTCGCGGTGAATATTATGCCGATAAAAACGGCGTAATTATCAGTACCGGTACACCAAACGGTTTTCAGACATTCGGATATTCCGTAAATTTGGATTACAAAATCATGGATAACGTAGTTTGGCGTGTCGAAGCTCGCAACTTAAATAGTAAAGATGCTATTTTTACACGCGATACAGAACCGGTAACCCATAATTTTGTCGCTGTAACCTCATTAGCCGTTTCATTTTAAAACCAATTGTTTTGGAAAATAACAGAGAAGATAATGTCCAACATTTTCTCGACTTGATCCGAAAATCAAGGAAAGGAAAATTTAAAGTGTATATCGGTATGAGCGCCGGTGTAGGCAAAAGCTATCGTATGCTTCAGGAAGCCCATTCCCTGTTAAAAAACGGAATCGACATTAAAATCGGTTTTATCGAAACCCATAACCGTAAGGAAACCCACGAGCTACTCGCGGGTTTACCTGTTATACCGCGCCGTAAATTGTTTTATAAAGGTAAGGAACTCGAAGAAATGGATGTTCAGGCCGTTATTAACCTACGCCCGGAAGTCGTTATTGTCGATGAGTTGGCACACACCAATATTGAAGGCAGTAAAAATGCAAAACGCTGGCAGGATGTTCTTGAAATTCTCGATGCCGGGATTAACGTGATAAGCGCCGTCAATATTCAGCATATCGAGAGCCTGAACGAATCGGTTAAAAACATTACCGGAATCGAAGTGAAAGAACGAATTCCCGATAGTGTATTGGCTCAGGCCGATGAAGTGGTAAATATCGACTTAACTGCCGATGAACTGATCACTCGTTTAAAAGAAGGAAAAATATACGAAGCCGGAAAAATCGAAATGGCACTACGCAATTTCTTTAAAGGTGAACATATCCTGCAATTACGGGAACTGGCTTTAAAGGAAGTGGCCAGTCAGGTAGAACGAAAAGTCGAAACGGAAGTCATCAAAAATAAAAACATCCGTCAGGAAAAATTGATGGCTTGTATCAGTAGTAATGAAAAAACAGCCAAAAGGGTGATTCGTAAAACGGCCCGACTGGCCAATTATTATAACAGTAAATGGTTTGTTTTATATGTACAGCTTCCGGAAGAAAGCGCCGATAAAATCGCGCTCGATAAACAGCGTCACTTGATCAATAATTTCAAACTCGCTACGGAACTCGGCGGCGAAGTTTTAAAAGTGGAACATACCAAAATCGCCAAAGCGATTATCGAACAGGCGGAACTCAAAAAAATAACGACTGTTTGTATCGGGAAACCGCGAATGAATTTCATCAAGATTATTCTTTCGACAAACATTTTTAAAGAATTACTGAATAAACTATCTTCGAGTGATATTGACCTGATAATTTTAAGTTAGCACCTGATGAAAATAAAAACCAAATTAACCCTGGGTGTCGGATTACTATTCTTCCTTATCGTACTGCTCGTAGCATTAGGCGTACGACAATTGCACACGTTGGCTAACGACACGGAAAATATTCTGGTCGACAATTACAATTCGCTCGACTATTCCCGAAATATGTTGAAGGAACTGGATAAAATCGAAATCGAGAAACAATCGCCTGATAAATTCCAACACTATCTGGAACTTCAAAGTCGGAATATTACCGAAATCGGTGAAAAAGAACTAACCGAAAACCTGCTTGAAGATAGTAAAGCTTTTGCTCAACAACCCGACAATAAAGCGGTGATCACTCTGATTCGCAACGATCTGAACGATATTATGAAGTTAAATATGGATTCCATCCAACGGAAAAGTATTGTCGCTTCTCAAACTGCTGATCGTGCCATTTTATGGATCTCGATCACAGGTTCCATGTGTTTTATCATTGCTTTTACCTTATTGGTCAATCTTCCAAGTACAATTGCTGATCCGATAAAAGATCTTACGGAAAGTATTCGGCAAATCGCAGGAAAGAACTATTCCAGACGAGTTCATTTTGAAAGTCATAATGAATTTGGTGATCTGGCGCGTTCTTTTAATACGATGGCGGAAAAATTGCAGGAATACAGCGATAGTAATCTCGCCCGACTCATGATGGAAAAGAAACGAATTGAAACATTGATTAATAATATGCACGATCCGGTAATCGGACTGGATGATACACAGAAGATTTTGTTTGCCAATGAAGAAGCTTTAAAAATATCCGGCTTAAAATCGGCTGACATTATCGGGAAACCGGTACAGGAAATCGCTGTTTATAATGACTTGATTCGATCATTGATTCAACATCTGGCCGGAAATCAAACGGATATAACTCAAAACAAACCGCTTACGATATATGCCGACAATAAAGAGAGTTATTTCGAAAAGCAGATTGTTCCGATCGTCATTACACCAACCGGAGAAACCGAGAAAAAAGAAGTCGGTTCCTTTATCATATTGCGTAACGTTACCTTATATAAGGAACTGGATTATGCCAAAACGAACTTTATCGCTACGGTTTCCCATGAATTTAAAACACCGATTGCTTCAATGAAAATGAGCTTGCAGTTATTGGAAAATGAAAGCATCGGTCCGCTTAACGAAGAGCAACAACATCTTATCGCCAGTATTAAAGATGATACCAAACGACTATTACGAACTACAGGTGAATTATTAAATATTACACAGGTGGAAACCGGTAAGACTCAATTGCAGATTGAAAAAAGCAATACCCGCCAAATTGTTACCGAAGCTTTAGAAGCGACACAAAAACTGGCCGAACAGAAAAACATTCAACTCTTCACCTCTTTTTCCGATTCTATCTCGGATGTTTGGGTCGATCGGGAAAAAACAACATGGGTCGTTTCCAATCTGATTACCAATGCGATTCGTTATTCATATGAAAACACCGCAATACAGATTCAAATTACCGAAGACGAATCGTATGTAAAAGTCATTGTTAAAGACAACGGGCTCGGTATTTCGTCTCAGTATACTCATAAAATATTCGATCGGTATTTCCGGATTCCGGGTTCCGAAAAAGAAGGTACCGGTCTCGGACTTGCGATCAGTAAAGAATTTATAGAAGCGCAGCAAGGTCATATCTCCGTTGAAAGTGAATTGGGTTCCGGCAGTACTTTTATTCTATCACTTAAAAAAGTCACGGAATAACAACCACACAACAATACTTGAAAAGTCGTCCATTTTGATTCAAAATGGACGACTTTTTTTATGCTCTGACCCGATTTACGCTTAAAAAAATTCCGGGCAATTTATTTTCCTTATTCGGATTCAAACAAACAACAAAATCATAACACACTAAAATACAACAACTTAAAATTTCCATCTAACCAAATTAAGGGAGGTCTTATCAGGGGATTCTCCCATGCTGTCATGGGAATAAATCCCCTTTTAAAATACGGGAATCTCCTCTGTTTCAAATCATTGGACTAATGCAATTTTACACCAACAAACAAATCAATAAAAACGGAAGCTACTATTTATCCGTTAAAAGAAAAATCAATTCATAATCTTTAAAACATTACAATCATGAACAACAAAT contains:
- a CDS encoding sigma-54-dependent transcriptional regulator, with translation MKKILIIDDEEKLRSLMARIIGLENFEVFQAGDCKTGLKKLEQNPIDIVLCDVKLPDGNGVELTKTIKEKYPHVEVILLTAYGNIPDGVQAIKNGAFDYIVKGDDNNKIIPLLHRAVEKSTLTKRVAQLEARLDTKFSFEGIIGNSKTLLQSIELAKKVAVTDTTVLLTGETGTGKEVFAQAIHQSGARKNKSFVAINCSAFSHDLLESEMFGHIAGAYTGAHKDKKGLFEEAHNGTLFLDEIGEMPLDLQAKLLRVLENGEFIKVGESKVTKVNVRVIAATNRNLLTEIENGHFRQDLYYRLSVFQIQLPALKDRPTDIESLALYFLHFFGLKSAKKIKSISADCLHLLKLHIWPGNIRELKNIIERGVILETTDTLTRGSLPLELQQLQEETGNGDNTIMSAFSLASAEKIHIQKVLNYTNGNKTETARLLNIALTTLYRKLDEYRIT
- a CDS encoding DUF7674 family protein, which codes for MKTFNETLVQKMERLANLTIRSLQSGKTACTKRCLDLAEQLLQKGNTEMKNAITNVYLYSVSHYLELNRYPMAKLLPVSLHKEYVKQINTSGV
- a CDS encoding potassium-transporting ATPase subunit F, which encodes MILLFFIALAVFAYICYVLLKPEKF
- the kdpA gene encoding potassium-transporting ATPase subunit KdpA gives rise to the protein MNTEIIGIIVMFLITLVLALPLGKYIAKVYSGQKTFLDPVFNPIEKLFFKSSGIDAAKDMNWKQHMVALLAINVVWFILGMAILLCQGWLPLNPDHNPNMTPDLAFNTIISFLVNCNLQHYSGETGVSYLSQLFLMFLQFVSAGIGLAAAAVLFNALKERTTEKLGNFYNYFIKSCTRILLPVAVITAVILLFNGTPMTFNGKDTMTTLQGDSVQVSTGPAAAFVAIKHVGTNGGGFFGTNSAHPFENPNYLTNMTEMVAQMIIPFAMIFALGFYLNRRKLSWMIFSVMTIGFLALAVPTVMTEIKGNPAIAQMGIDTTQGATEGKEIRFGAAASGYWSIATTVISTGSVNSMHDSSMPLSGMNQLLAMMVNCFYGGCGVGILNFYIFIILAVFISGLMVGRTPEFLGKKIEAREMKIAMIVALLHPFLILVGTALSTAFPEQGASTLNNPGFHGFSEILYEYTSSAANNGSGFEGLGDNNPWWNITTGIVLLLSRFLPIIGPIAIAGILAAKKHIPESAGTLKTDTATFGLMTFAVIAIIAALSFFPALTLGPIAEYFSMK
- the kdpB gene encoding potassium-transporting ATPase subunit KdpB, coding for MKTKNQSLFQKELLGEAFKQSFVKLNPASLFRNPIMFTVEIGTAVMLGVCIWILTGETTQGSFAYNFTVFLILLFTLLFANFAEAIAEARGKAQADSLRKTREETPAKKIEQVGELYVNEITIVPSSSLRKGDLFVCEAGDIIPTDGEIIEGLATIDESAITGESAPVIREAGGDKSSVTGGTKVLSDKIKVQVTAEPGESFLDKMIALVEGASRQKTPNEIALTILLAGFTLVFIIVCVTLKPFADYANIPITIAAFISLFVCLIPTTIGGLLSAIGIAGMDRALRANVITKSGKAVETAGDIDVLLLDKTGTITIGNRKATNFYPANGINEAEFIKACALSSLADETPEGKSIVELAGKDTTKSLSIQNATLIQFTAETRCSGVNLPDGTRIRKGAFDAIRKISEKAGLPFPKEITDAVTKISGNGGTPLVVSQNEKVIGVIELQDIIKTGISERFERLRKMGVKTVMVTGDNPLTAKFIAEKAGVDDFIAEAKPEDKMNYIKAEQHKGKLVAMMGDGTNDAPALAQADVGVAMNSGTQAAKEAGNMVDLDNDPTKLIEIVEIGKQLLMTRGTLTTFSIANDVAKYFAIIPALFITAIPALQGLNIMKLHSPETAILSAVIFNAIIIPFLIPLALKGVTYKPIGASALLRRNLLIYGLGGVLVPFIGIKLIDMIVALFL
- a CDS encoding K(+)-transporting ATPase subunit C, whose amino-acid sequence is MKNYIVSGIKLTLVCIVFFAGIYTLVIWGIAQLAPNKGKGEIVEYNGKSYYANIGQSFTEPKYFNSRPSAVNYNAAGSGGSNKGPSNPEYLAEVQKRIDTFLILNPGVSKKDIPVDLVTASGSGLDPDISVQAAKVQVNRIAKIRAIEPEKLNQLIAENTQKPLLGLFGPEKINVLQLNIALDKLQS
- a CDS encoding porin, which gives rise to MNTKIFHSTLIALVSSFGLQAQTEDNNTEKKSPLTFSGYLETYYAYDVNAPENNTRPGFIYSHNRHNEINLNLGYIKANYEKDRVRANIAIMAGTYSNANLASEAGVLKNIYEANAGIRLSEKHNLWVDAGIFASHIGFESAVSKDCWTLTRSILADNSPYYESGAKIAYTSPSQKWFISGLVLNGWQRIQRVDGNKSLAFGHQVTYKPNSKVTLNSSSFIGNDKPAIEKRMRYFHNFYGQFQLNPKWGLITGFDIGAEQKEKHSTSYNLWYSPVMILKYNATEKVSLAARGEYYADKNGVIISTGTPNGFQTFGYSVNLDYKIMDNVVWRVEARNLNSKDAIFTRDTEPVTHNFVAVTSLAVSF
- a CDS encoding sensor protein KdpD → MENNREDNVQHFLDLIRKSRKGKFKVYIGMSAGVGKSYRMLQEAHSLLKNGIDIKIGFIETHNRKETHELLAGLPVIPRRKLFYKGKELEEMDVQAVINLRPEVVIVDELAHTNIEGSKNAKRWQDVLEILDAGINVISAVNIQHIESLNESVKNITGIEVKERIPDSVLAQADEVVNIDLTADELITRLKEGKIYEAGKIEMALRNFFKGEHILQLRELALKEVASQVERKVETEVIKNKNIRQEKLMACISSNEKTAKRVIRKTARLANYYNSKWFVLYVQLPEESADKIALDKQRHLINNFKLATELGGEVLKVEHTKIAKAIIEQAELKKITTVCIGKPRMNFIKIILSTNIFKELLNKLSSSDIDLIILS
- a CDS encoding HAMP domain-containing sensor histidine kinase; this translates as MKIKTKLTLGVGLLFFLIVLLVALGVRQLHTLANDTENILVDNYNSLDYSRNMLKELDKIEIEKQSPDKFQHYLELQSRNITEIGEKELTENLLEDSKAFAQQPDNKAVITLIRNDLNDIMKLNMDSIQRKSIVASQTADRAILWISITGSMCFIIAFTLLVNLPSTIADPIKDLTESIRQIAGKNYSRRVHFESHNEFGDLARSFNTMAEKLQEYSDSNLARLMMEKKRIETLINNMHDPVIGLDDTQKILFANEEALKISGLKSADIIGKPVQEIAVYNDLIRSLIQHLAGNQTDITQNKPLTIYADNKESYFEKQIVPIVITPTGETEKKEVGSFIILRNVTLYKELDYAKTNFIATVSHEFKTPIASMKMSLQLLENESIGPLNEEQQHLIASIKDDTKRLLRTTGELLNITQVETGKTQLQIEKSNTRQIVTEALEATQKLAEQKNIQLFTSFSDSISDVWVDREKTTWVVSNLITNAIRYSYENTAIQIQITEDESYVKVIVKDNGLGISSQYTHKIFDRYFRIPGSEKEGTGLGLAISKEFIEAQQGHISVESELGSGSTFILSLKKVTE